From the genome of Eucalyptus grandis isolate ANBG69807.140 chromosome 2, ASM1654582v1, whole genome shotgun sequence, one region includes:
- the LOC104433794 gene encoding uncharacterized protein LOC104433794 has product MARYYYNRYSILEHLSFPLHLCFFVLVLFLVLGFSWYINYEYMFEDLVTQMKLFLMLCPIVLLLVVHFLSAADRRRVPLIVSLPEKESLHRAGGSPWGVALLLVFLLYLISHQSTFHVRWFPLVTRRS; this is encoded by the coding sequence ATGGCTCGTTACTACTACAACAGATACTCTATCTTAGAACACTTATCTTTCCCTCTCCACCTTTGCTTCTTCGTTCTCGTCCTCTTCCTCGTACTGGGATTCTCGTGGTACATCAACTACGAGTACATGTTTGAGGACCTGGTCACtcagatgaagctgttcctcatGCTTTGCCCTATCGTCCTCCTCCTGGTCGTCCACTTCTTATCGGCCGCGGACCGGCGTCGGGTCCCACTGATAGTTTCTCTCCCAGAGAAGGAGTCGCTTCACCGGGCTGGAGGATCCCCGTGGGGCGTCGCGCTCCTCCTCGTGTTTCTCCTCTACCTGATCTCGCATCAGTCTACTTTCCACGTGCGATGGTTTCCCTTGGTGACCAGACGATCGTGA
- the LOC104433795 gene encoding pentatricopeptide repeat-containing protein At2g34400: protein MDYDEQNELRISFISLIYMMNSGQIATFLQRSRTAAHLLQLLPLLLKTAALRRDSRLASRFVHRACSISLPLAASALDRLPRAPSRFAWNSIIRSYAKSSTPLRAVELFARMRTTGVGPDKFTYPFVVKACGKCGRIGEGRGVHALALKVGLGSDSYVGNTLVRMYAACGEIGLARQVFDEMRTWDIASWSSMIAGYAACGFPEDAFKIFGRMRLANEKPISVTLVSLLSASSHLVNLRAGSQSIHASSEILCIWMRPLEQLFLRCIPSAVTLRKLSRSSGQWMIRICSVGQ, encoded by the exons atggacTATGATGAGCAAAATGAGCTGCGGATTTCATTCATCAGCTTGATTTATATGATGAATTCCGGCCAAATCGCCACCTTCCTCCAACGGTCGAGAACCGCCGCCCACCTCCTCCagctcctccctctcctcctcaaGACCGCCGCCCTCCGCCGCGACTCGCGCCTGGCCTCTCGGTTCGTCCACCGCGCATGCTCGATCTCCCTCCCGCTCGCCGCGTCGGCCCTCGACCGCCTGCCCCGCGCGCCTTCCCGCTTCGCTTGGAACTCGATCATAAGATCGTACGCGAAGAGCTCGACCCCGCTGCGGGCGGTCGAGCTCTTCGCTCGAATGCGGACGACCGGGGTCGGGCCCGACAAATTCACGTACCCTTTTGTCGTTAAGGCCTGCGGCAAATGCGGGAGGATCGGGGAGGGTAGGGGAGTGCATGCTCTGGCTCTGAAAGTGGGTCTCGGATCGGACTCGTATGTGGGGAACACCCTCGTTCGGATGTATGCCGCTTGCGGCGAGATTGGACTCGCGAGGCaggtgttcgatgaaatgcgcACCTGGGACATCGCCTCTTGGAGCTCTATGATTGCGGGATATGCTGCGTG CGGCTTTCCTGAGGATGCTTTCAAGATTTTCGGACGCATGAGACTGGCGAACGAGAAGCCTATCTCTGTTACTCTTGTGAGCCTGCTCTCTGCCTCTTCTCATCTGGTCAATCTCCGAGCTGGGAGTCAATCCATTCATGCATCATCCGAAATTTTATGTATCTGGATGCGGCCCTTGGAACAGCTCTTCTTGAGATGTATTCCAAGTGCGGTCACATTGAGAAAGCTCTCCAGATCTTCTGGTCAATGGATGATAAGAATTTGCAGTGTTGGACAATAA
- the LOC104433796 gene encoding casein kinase 1-like protein HD16 isoform X2, whose amino-acid sequence MGDESGGLSANKAGGQEEEGSTAPFPERVQVGGSPTYKIDKKLGKGGFGQVFLGRRISGGSDRTTGPGAIEVALKFEHRNSKGCNYGPPYEWQVYNALGGSYGVPKVHYKGRQGEYYVMVMDMLGPSLWDVWNTSGQAMSSEMVACIAVESLSILEKMHAKGYVHGDVKPENFLLGQPSTQQEKKLFLVDLGLATKWKDGSSGRHVEYDQRPDMFRGTVRYASVHAHLGRTASRRDDLESLAYTLIFLHRGRLPWQGYQGDNKSFLVCKKKMATSPEMLCCFCPPPLKQFLEVVVNMKFDEEPNYSKLISLFDGLIGPNPSVRPINTDGAQKVGQKRGRLNVEEEDDGQPKKKVRLGVPATQWISIYNARLPMKQRYHYNVADARLGQHVERGIADGLLISCVASSSNLWALIMDAGTGFSSQVYELSPFFLHKEWIMEQWEKNYYISSVAGCNNGSSLVVMSKGTQYTQQSYKVSESFPFKWINKKWREGFHVTSMATAGSRWGIVMSRNAGFSDQVVELDFMYPSEGIHRRWDSGYRITSTAATWDQSALVLSIPKRKPGDETQETLRTSQFPSVHVKEKWAKNLYLACLCHGRTVS is encoded by the exons ATGGGCGACGAGAGCGGCGGGTTGAGTGCCAACAAGGCCggaggacaagaagaagaaggcagcaCGGCACCGTTCCCTGAACGC GTACAAGTGGGAGGATCACCAACTTACAAGATAGATAAGAAGTTGGGCAAAGGTGGATTTGGTCAAGTGTTTCTTGGTCGACGTATTAGTGGGGGAAGTGATCGAACAACAGGACCAGGAGCCATCGAG GTAGCCTTGAAATTTGAGCATCGAAATAGCAAGGGCTGTAATTATGGTCCCCCATATGAATGGCAAGTTTACAA TGCTCTTGGTGGTAGTTATGGAGTGCCTAAGGTGCACTACAAAGGAAGACAGGGAGAGTATTATGTTATG GTGATGGACATGCTTGGACCGAGCTTGTGGGATGTATGGAATACCTCTGGACAGGC GATGTCTTCTGAAATGGTCGCTTGTATTGCAGTCGAGTCATTGTCAATCCTAGAGAAGATGCATGCAAAGGG CTATGTACATGGAGATGTGAAGCCAGAGAACTTTTTGCTTGGTCAGCCATCCACACAACAGgagaaaaagttgtttcttgttgaCCTGGGACTGG CAACTAAGTGGAAGGATGGTTCCAGTGGGCGTCATGTTGAGTATGATCAACGGCCTGACATGtttag GGGAACGGTACGGTATGCTAGTGTTCATGCTCACTTGGGGAGAACAGCTAGCAGAAGAGATGATCTGGAATCTCTCGCTTACACATTAATATTTCTACATCGAGGGAGGTTACCCTGGCAAGGCTATCAG GGGGACAACAAATCTTTCCTAGTTTGCAAAAAGAAGATGGCGACCTCTCCCGAAATGTTATGCTGCTTCTGCCCTCCACCTTTGAAACAGTTTCTGGAGGTTGTAGTGAATATGAAGTTCGATGAAGAGCCCAACTACTCAAAGTTGATATCTTTGTTTGATGGTTTAATTGGTCCAAATCCTTCTGTGAGGCCAATAAACACTGATGGTGCTCAAAAG GTTGGCCAAAAGCGAGGAAGGTTGAatgttgaggaagaagatgatggccAACCAAAGAAGAAGGTTCGCCTGGGAGTTCCAGCTACCCAATGGATTTCAATATACAATGCAAGATTACCCATGAAGCAGAG GTATCATTACAATGTAGCAGATGCAAGGTTAGGTCAACATGTGGAGAGAGGAATTGCAGATGGTCTGCTAATAAGTTGTGTGGCCTCGTCTTCTAATCTCTGGGCCCTTATAATGGATGCTGGAACTGGTTTTTCAAGCCAAGTGTATGAGTTGTCACCTTTCTTTCTACACAAG GAATGGATTATGGAACAATGGGAAAAGAATTATTACATTAGTTCTGTTGCTGGTTGTAATAATGGAAGCTCGTTAGTTGTGATGTCTAAAG GTACCCAGTACACTCAGCAGTCTTACAAAGTCAGCGAGTCTTTTCCTTTCAAATGGATAAACAAGAAGTGGAGAGAAGGGTTTCATGTTACCTCCATGGCCACAGCTGGGAGTCGGTGGGGTATTGTGATGTCTCGCAATGCTGGATTCAGTGATCAG gttGTGGAGCTTGATTTCATGTATCCTAGTGAGGGAATTCACAGACGATGGGATAGTGGGTATCGTATTACATCCACAGCAGCAACTTGGGATCAATCTGCCCTGGTTTTGAGCATCCCGAAACGCAAACCTGGTGATGAAACTCAGGAAACTCTGCGCACATCCCAATTTCCAAGCGTGCATGTAAAG
- the LOC104433796 gene encoding casein kinase 1-like protein HD16 isoform X1, with translation MGDESGGLSANKAGGQEEEGSTAPFPERVQVGGSPTYKIDKKLGKGGFGQVFLGRRISGGSDRTTGPGAIEVALKFEHRNSKGCNYGPPYEWQVYNALGGSYGVPKVHYKGRQGEYYVMVMDMLGPSLWDVWNTSGQAMSSEMVACIAVESLSILEKMHAKGYVHGDVKPENFLLGQPSTQQEKKLFLVDLGLATKWKDGSSGRHVEYDQRPDMFRGTVRYASVHAHLGRTASRRDDLESLAYTLIFLHRGRLPWQGYQGDNKSFLVCKKKMATSPEMLCCFCPPPLKQFLEVVVNMKFDEEPNYSKLISLFDGLIGPNPSVRPINTDGAQKAVQVGQKRGRLNVEEEDDGQPKKKVRLGVPATQWISIYNARLPMKQRYHYNVADARLGQHVERGIADGLLISCVASSSNLWALIMDAGTGFSSQVYELSPFFLHKEWIMEQWEKNYYISSVAGCNNGSSLVVMSKGTQYTQQSYKVSESFPFKWINKKWREGFHVTSMATAGSRWGIVMSRNAGFSDQVVELDFMYPSEGIHRRWDSGYRITSTAATWDQSALVLSIPKRKPGDETQETLRTSQFPSVHVKEKWAKNLYLACLCHGRTVS, from the exons ATGGGCGACGAGAGCGGCGGGTTGAGTGCCAACAAGGCCggaggacaagaagaagaaggcagcaCGGCACCGTTCCCTGAACGC GTACAAGTGGGAGGATCACCAACTTACAAGATAGATAAGAAGTTGGGCAAAGGTGGATTTGGTCAAGTGTTTCTTGGTCGACGTATTAGTGGGGGAAGTGATCGAACAACAGGACCAGGAGCCATCGAG GTAGCCTTGAAATTTGAGCATCGAAATAGCAAGGGCTGTAATTATGGTCCCCCATATGAATGGCAAGTTTACAA TGCTCTTGGTGGTAGTTATGGAGTGCCTAAGGTGCACTACAAAGGAAGACAGGGAGAGTATTATGTTATG GTGATGGACATGCTTGGACCGAGCTTGTGGGATGTATGGAATACCTCTGGACAGGC GATGTCTTCTGAAATGGTCGCTTGTATTGCAGTCGAGTCATTGTCAATCCTAGAGAAGATGCATGCAAAGGG CTATGTACATGGAGATGTGAAGCCAGAGAACTTTTTGCTTGGTCAGCCATCCACACAACAGgagaaaaagttgtttcttgttgaCCTGGGACTGG CAACTAAGTGGAAGGATGGTTCCAGTGGGCGTCATGTTGAGTATGATCAACGGCCTGACATGtttag GGGAACGGTACGGTATGCTAGTGTTCATGCTCACTTGGGGAGAACAGCTAGCAGAAGAGATGATCTGGAATCTCTCGCTTACACATTAATATTTCTACATCGAGGGAGGTTACCCTGGCAAGGCTATCAG GGGGACAACAAATCTTTCCTAGTTTGCAAAAAGAAGATGGCGACCTCTCCCGAAATGTTATGCTGCTTCTGCCCTCCACCTTTGAAACAGTTTCTGGAGGTTGTAGTGAATATGAAGTTCGATGAAGAGCCCAACTACTCAAAGTTGATATCTTTGTTTGATGGTTTAATTGGTCCAAATCCTTCTGTGAGGCCAATAAACACTGATGGTGCTCAAAAG GCTGTCCAGGTTGGCCAAAAGCGAGGAAGGTTGAatgttgaggaagaagatgatggccAACCAAAGAAGAAGGTTCGCCTGGGAGTTCCAGCTACCCAATGGATTTCAATATACAATGCAAGATTACCCATGAAGCAGAG GTATCATTACAATGTAGCAGATGCAAGGTTAGGTCAACATGTGGAGAGAGGAATTGCAGATGGTCTGCTAATAAGTTGTGTGGCCTCGTCTTCTAATCTCTGGGCCCTTATAATGGATGCTGGAACTGGTTTTTCAAGCCAAGTGTATGAGTTGTCACCTTTCTTTCTACACAAG GAATGGATTATGGAACAATGGGAAAAGAATTATTACATTAGTTCTGTTGCTGGTTGTAATAATGGAAGCTCGTTAGTTGTGATGTCTAAAG GTACCCAGTACACTCAGCAGTCTTACAAAGTCAGCGAGTCTTTTCCTTTCAAATGGATAAACAAGAAGTGGAGAGAAGGGTTTCATGTTACCTCCATGGCCACAGCTGGGAGTCGGTGGGGTATTGTGATGTCTCGCAATGCTGGATTCAGTGATCAG gttGTGGAGCTTGATTTCATGTATCCTAGTGAGGGAATTCACAGACGATGGGATAGTGGGTATCGTATTACATCCACAGCAGCAACTTGGGATCAATCTGCCCTGGTTTTGAGCATCCCGAAACGCAAACCTGGTGATGAAACTCAGGAAACTCTGCGCACATCCCAATTTCCAAGCGTGCATGTAAAG